Proteins encoded together in one Impatiens glandulifera chromosome 1, dImpGla2.1, whole genome shotgun sequence window:
- the LOC124919873 gene encoding formin-like protein 2, with product MDTFIFFFFLFLSLQPSLSFTISHRRFLHQPFFPFDSHPPTSQPPSSQPPVPQPSPHHQQPKYPFSSLSPPNSESSTTTNNNPFFPFYYSPPQPPPPPPSSTLATFPANISSIILPESSPSKRISRKLVAIGVSVSVFSAALISIAAALLLYNRNHHRKTGGGNKRSRSDSQRLFPPNTTISDGTRKPPAPPNRNVMNTSSEFLYLGTLRGLDEDVQNQKASDSSNAAVPLPSSGYHKLDSPELRPLPPLPRNTHPHNSDSGLGSDAHEDEFFSPRGSSTGGKESPIIESSSRRRSVGFEIDPFVIGSSISRNRSYPSSNSISPTESMLSSPSVPIDLSPRSLRSKSPDSIVNFPVPFRRPQFIPSTTETQSLTPTCLLSPSPPCSSPERTSLINHNIPRLKLPPPPPPLPPPQFWDIPAVSPVTVQPAIIPLSMPDVFQNEDPADPLQDVQRVDSMDRNEEMPKPKLKPLHWDKVRASSDRAMVWDQLKSSSFQLNEEMIETLFMVNGSNFPSKDGIKRQILLPQANQENRVLDPKKSQNISILLRALNVTIDEVCEALLEGSNDTMGAELLESLLKMAPTKEEEHKLKEFPDESPFKLGPAEKFLRAVLDIPFAFKRVDAMLYIANFDSEVDYLKRSFETLQAACEELRKSRMFLKLLEAVLKTGNRMNVGTNRGDASAFKLDTLLKLVDVKGTDGKTTLLHFVVQEICRAEGCRLSELNLNANPKGQTYLQDDIEFKKMGLQVVSGLSGELTNVKKAAAMDSDVLSGEAAKLAKGIEKIREVAKLNDPRGERSRKFSESMDQFLEKAEEEIAKIEVHENAAAISVKEITEYFHGNSAKEEAHRFRMFTVVRDFLSILERVCKEVGKINERSMVSRQFPSPPSTMFLQFDERHDNEEE from the exons ATGGAtacattcatcttcttcttcttcttgttcttgtctTTGCAACCGTCTCTTTCATTCACTATTTCTCACCGTAGGTTTCTTCATCAACCCTTCTTCCCCTTTGATTCACATCCTCCAACTTCTCAACCACCATCATCTCAGCCGCCTGTACCTCAGCCTTCACCCCATCATCAACAACCCAAATACCCTTTTTCATCTTTATCACCTCCCAACTCTGAATCAAGCACCACCACCAACAACAACCCATTCTTCCCCTTCTATTACTCCCCTCCGCaaccgcctcctccaccaccatcATCAACTCTAGCCACATTTCCAGCTAATATTTCATCTATCATACTTCCCGAATCCTCCCCTTCCAAGCGCATTTCAAGGAAACTAGTTGCAATCGGCGTTTCCGTCTCTGTTTTCTCTGCCGCACTCATCTCAATAGCTGCCGCCTTGCTTCTCTACAACCGTAACCACCATCGTAAAACTGGAGGAGGAAACAAAAGATCGAGATCCGATAGCCAGCGACTGTTCCCTCCAAATACTACTATTTCTGATGGCACTAGAAAGCCACCGGCACCGCCTAATCGTAACGTGATGAATACTAGTTCAGAGTTTCTTTACCTTGGAACGCTCAGAGGTTTAGATGAGGATGTACAGAATCAGAAAGCTTCTGATTCATCAAATGCTGCTGTACCGTTACCCTCTTCTGGTTATCATAAGTTGGATTCACCGGAGCTCCGGCCACTCCCGCCGCTGCCTCGTAACACTCACCCGCACAACTCTGACAGTGGTTTGGGAAGCGATGCACATGAAGATGAGTTCTTCTCTCCGAGAGGCTCATCTACCGGCGGAAAAGAAAGTCCGATCATTGAGTCAAGCAGTAGGAGACGCTCCGTTGGATTTGAGATTGACCCTTTTGTTATCGGAAGTTCCATCTCCAGGAATCGGTCATACCCATCTTCTAATTCCATTTCTCCAACTGAATCAATGTTGAGTAGTCCTTCCGTACCTATAGACTTAAGTCCAAGGAGCTTGAGATCGAAGTCCCCTGATTCCATCGTCAATTTCCCAGTTCCATTCCGGCGACCACAGTTCATTCCGTCAACAACAGAAACTCAGTCGCTAACTCCAACTTGTCTTCTATCTCCTTCCCCGCCTTGTTCATCGCCGGAAAGAACATCGTTGATAAATCATAACATCCCGCGGCTTAAGTTGCCTCCACCACCACCGCCTCTGCCTCCACCACAATTTTGGGATATTCCGGCAGTCTCACCAGTTACTGTACAACCTGCGATTATACCCCTTTCAATGCCGGATGTGTTCCAGAATGAAGATCCAGCTGACCCTTTACAGGATGTACAAAGGGTGGATTCCATGGATAGGAACGAAGAAATGCCAAAGCCAAAGCTGAAGCCTTTACATTGGGATAAAGTCAGAGCGAGCTCCGATCGTGCTATGGTGTGGGATCAGCTTAAATCCAGCTCCTTCCA GCTAAATGAGGAAATGATAGAGACTTTGTTTATGGTAAACGGGTCGAATTTTCCTTCAAAAGACGGCATTAAGAGGCAAATCCTTCTCCCTCAAGCCAATCAGGAAAACCGAGTTCTTGATCCGAAGAAATCCCAGAATATCTCCATTTTGCTAAGAGCACTTAATGTAACAATTGATGAAGTTTGTGAAGCACTTTTAGAAG GCAGCAATGATACTATGGGGGCAGAGCTACTCGAAAGCTTGTTGAAGATGGCTCCAACCAAAGAGGAAGAACATAAGCTGAAAGAGTTCCCCGACGAATCACCCTTCAAGCTTGGGCCAGCCGAGAAATTTCTAAGAGCTGTTCTCGATATTCCATTTGCATTCAAAAGGGTTGATGCAATGCTCTACATAGCCAATTTCGACTCTGAGGTCGACTATCTCAAGCGATCTTTTGAGACATTGCAG GCTGCTTGTGAGGAACTAAGGAAGAGTAGAATGTTCCTGAAGCTTCTAGAAGCTGTGCTGAAAACGGGCAACCGTATGAATGTCGGGACAAACCGAGGCGATGCTAGTGCATTCAAGCTCGACACTCTGCTCAAGCTTGTGGATGTTAAGGGTACAGACGGAAAAACCACCCTCTTGCATTTCGTGGTGCAGGAAATATGCAGGGCGGAAGGTTGCCGTCTGTCTGAGCTGAATCTGAATGCCAATCCTAAGGGGCAAACATATTTACAGGACGACATAGAATTCAAGAAGATGGGCTTGCAGGTCGTCTCTGGGCTTAGTGGGGAGCTGACGAATGTGAAGAAAGCAGCAGCCATGGACTCGGATGTTCTGTCCGGGGAAGCTGCAAAGCTAGCTAAAGGAATTGAAAAGATTAGGGAAGTGGCGAAACTAAACGACCCTAGAGGGGAAAGAAGCAGGAAGTTCTCGGAATCAATGGACCAGTTTTTAGAGAAGGCAGAGGAAGAGATTGCAAAGATTGAGGTCCATGAAAATGCAGCTGCTATTTCTGTTAAGGAAATAACAGAGTACTTTCATGGGAACTCGGCTAAGGAAGAGGCTCATCGATTCAGAATGTTTACGGTTGTGAGGGATTTCCTTTCGATTCTGGAACGAGTATGCAAGGAAGTAGGGAAGATAAACGAAAGGAGCATGGTAAGTCGACAGTTTCCGAGCCCTCCTTCTACGATGTTTCTTCAATTCGACGAAAGACACGACAATGAAGAAGAATGA
- the LOC124910193 gene encoding uncharacterized abhydrolase domain-containing protein DDB_G0269086-like: MNLTNSNTIQEVLHRTCLLKPKVQLWKLTTRIRKITEEFKAVGPEDTLTPRVLERLEKAKRDLIQKIDRLEAICSQRKILVYTAPRIETSLDHCPTPPRENAASKESDERADPNLTGQSPPSQPEVSASDFTKEWVEGRLQRFEDSTAEQIDSRIQEFEDSAVQPFKDRFQRIVCSALKFADTTRYLLDNNRDRLSEINEDLHEEAALRIKYFKRTVILEDLTSELKEDFDRLERETDQRLAEVAGDLMNADAAAVEADAQAAKRVQDALDAEASKEKEAPRSSQLTEEEEEAERIRRSEAKFPRLTKKAAAQAAKDAERLERERRRLEGFAADNKKKKAASSVSAPKKRKREASKKVQIADLLNEVTETVLTSTSQQATPVEEDEVEEHLQTRSTRQRVVLNRSKSKNLSLRFFKR; this comes from the exons ATGAATCTCACAAActccaacacaattcaagaggtaTTACACCGAACATGCCTCTTAAAACCAAAAGTCCAACTATGGAAGCTAACCAcacgcatccggaaaattacggaggagTTCAAAGCGGTGGGACCGGAAGACACCTTAACACCGCGGGTGTtagaaaggcttgaaaaagccaaaagAGACCTCATTCAAAAAATTGACCGGCTAGAAGCAATATGCAGTCAAAGAAAAATACtggtctatactgctccccgGATCGAAACGAGTCTGGAtcactgtccaacacctccaagggagaatGCGGCATCAAAAGAATCCGATGAAAGGGCAGATCCTAATCTCACCGGGCAATCCCCTCCTtcacaaccggaagtctccgcATCAGACTTCACAAAGGAATGGGTTGAGGGCCGTCTTCAAAGGTTTGAAGACTCAACCGCAGAACAGATTGATAGTCGCATTCAAGAGTTCGAAGACTCCGCGGTTCAGCCATTCAAGGACAGATTCCAAAGAATCGTTTgctcggcactcaagttcgccGACACCACAAGGTATCTCTTGGATAACAATCGGGACCGACTCTCAGAAATCAACGAAGATCTACATGAAGAGGCGGCTCTGcgcattaaatattttaagcgaACCGTAATTTTAGAGGATTTGACCTCCGAGTTAAAGGAAGACTTcgaccggcttgaaagagagaccgatcaacgattGGCGGAAGTTGCTGGGGacctg atgaacgcggacgccgcggctgtaGAGGCTGATGCCCAAGCggctaagagggtccaggatgcgctggacgccgaagcaaGTAAAGAGAAGGAGGCACCGCGATCATCCCAACTtaccgaagaagaagaggaagccgAGCGGATTCGAAGGTCAGAGGCCAAGTTTCCAAGACTTACAAAGAAagcagccgctcaagctgcgaaggatgcTGAGCGATTGGAAAGAGAAAGACGGAGACTGGAAGGCTTCGCAGCCGACAACAAGAAAAAGAAGGCGGCCTCCTCCGTCTCAGCGCCGAAAAAGCGAAAGAGGGAAGCCtcaaagaaagttcaaatagccgaCCTACTCAATGAGGTCACTGAAACGGTCCTCACGAGTACATCGCAGCAGGCTACTCCAGTCGAAGAGGATGAAGTTGAAGAGCACCTGCAGACCCGGTCCACAAGACAACGA